The Oenanthe melanoleuca isolate GR-GAL-2019-014 chromosome 1, OMel1.0, whole genome shotgun sequence genome segment GGAGACCAcaaaaaagcaggtttttttagCCAAGAGCACGTGGTCGTGGTTGTTTCCCATGCTGAGTAGGGCCTGTGAGATAAAACACTCCAGTGCTGAAGAGGGGCATTGAGCCAAAGGAGGAGCAGTGCATTCCCTTTGCTCCATCCACTGTGTTGGTGTCCTCCAGCTGCCATACACAGGCAACTAAGGATGCTTATAAATGCTTCTAACATGGAACATCTCTTTCTTGGCAAGATGAAGTAAATTTGATCTTGAAATATTATTTggaactgaaaatgaaaagtttttatTTGGAAACTTTTGAAGCTAAATATGGCAAATGTTTAAAGTCTGTTTTGttcataatattttttgtaaaattgATTTGATAGACCAGCATAAATTTATTAATGATTTGGATAAAATGAAATCTGTTttattaatgaataaaaattaaagtataAAGTATAAAGAAAAGATTGCCTTGGCCTATGAAACCATAAGCTGTTCTATCttcaatttttataaatatactTGCAAAGGTGTAAAACACACAATCATGTAAACAGTGAAATCATTAAAATTTATTGACTATAGAGACATTAAACACGCTACACCACTGAAATTCTGGAAATGCTACAGAGCCACACTCTACAAAAGCTTTTAATAtcttcaaataatttcagttttactcTTGAATCAGAACTGCCTTCCTGCCACTTTCCAGTGTGTAAAAATTTAACATTTGCTCTATCATCTCTTCTCTGCCTATGTTCTAATTGTTTGTCAGGCAGAAAGTTGTCTCTCTGAAGTACTGTCCTCTTCATGACAGACAGCAACACTTCCACAGGATCTGCCAAAGATGAGATTATGCTGTAATTTCCTCAAACAGCTGTGTCTGCTTCATTATGAATAGAAGCTGTCGGGGACTGTATCCAAATCTTAGTTCTCACCCTTCCAAATCACATTAACAAAATTATCACATGCCTGGGTGAGCACTTCTCCACCACTTTTAATTCATTCCAATTGTACATTACCCACTCCAAaaggtttgttggtttttgttttttttttttttaatatcctaGTATCAGCTTTCAGCTTCTGTCACCGTTAGAAGTAGTTCTCCATGAAGATTTGGGCTTCCCAAGGAGATGTTCCCACCTCCTCTCCATCCAGcactgtgtttgtttcatcTGTGGCTCAGCTCTAGGCAGGGTGCAGTGCTGCCATTGATGTGCTGGTATCTCATCTCCCAGAGAAGGCTTCAGCAAGGCTCTGCCAGGTTTGCCAGTTCTGCCCAGTGGCATTTCCTGGGACAACTGTGCTTGTCAGGAGGCATCTGCTTATGCCAATTTTCTGTAGTAACTGTAAAAACCACATCTGTTTCCCACCTCATATGAATATATCCCACATCTGCTttcatccctgcccctgcaTCACTGCACTGGTCAGACACAGCAGTGTCTTTCTCGTGGGCCAGGTCTCTTTCTGCAGGAGTTTATCTGTGAGTGCTGTGATGCATCCAAGACTCTCACCCTTCGGATGTGTGCTGCTTGGGCAGAGGGCACCAGAGCTGAGTTTGTGCTAACCCTGtccaggatgctccaggagTTTAAGAACTTGGAGCTCTTGATCAGGATAGCCTCTGAGGGAAATGGCTGGAGATTTCTCACTTTGTGCTTTGAACCAAGCTGTGATCAAGCAGTTGTGGCTGCCTCCTGTGAGGACAGACCCCATCAGACCTCCTGACTCCTCTCTGAGTCATGGCCAAGTGGGCTGTGCACAGGTTCCCCCCATGTATCACAGGATCATGGAGTGGTTTGAGTTGAACAGAGCCTTAAAGATTTTCTAgttccaacctcctgccatgggcaggaagaCTTTTCCACTTTCCTGATTGGTCTGTTTGAAGCCGTGTCCAACCTTGCACATTTCCaaggatggagcatccacaacttctctggacaacctaTTCCAgtcctcaccaccctcacaataaagaatttcttcctaatatctgacCTAATCTCTCTTCTTTTAGTtcaaatctgtttttattttccctgtgaaTATCTGCTCTTGTAAAAAATCATTCTCCTCCCTTTTTATAAGCTCTCTTTAAGAACTGAAAGGCTGCAATGAGGTCTACCTGGAaccctctcttctccaggtgaacagCCTGCCTGTGTAATCCTATTTCTTGGACAGCACAACCCTCTACTCTGTTGGGTTGAGAGCATTTACCTAGCAGGAGTGGGCAGCTGATGGGGGATGCTGGCCCATGGCTCACCTTTCTCAGGCTACTAGCTCTGCCCCAGCAATTTACAAAcccattgttttgttttgttttgttttgttttgttttgttttgttttgttttgttttgttttattttgttttgctttgttttgttttgttttgttttgttttatggtGGTAGCAAGAGGCATCAGTTCAGTGGCAGATGGTTAATGAAGTGTTCAGGTGCTTCTAATACACACTGTACTGGGAGAGGAATCAGCCTGAGCCATGTGAAGTGTTACCAGAACACCCAGATGTTTTTAGATTATCTTGCTGTAAATATTCTGGGTTTAGACTCTCAGTACTAGGATGGGTAAGCAGCTGTAACAGCCTGCATTAGGAAATGTTTATACAGGAAGCAAAATTCTCAACATAtttaagtttttatttctttatttccatttttatttgttcatgTATTTTGATAATTCCTTTGCATATCTCATAATtattgcttttctatttttgtggcaaattgaaaacagaataaacaaCCAGTAGTGTGGAATTCTTcaccattttcctttttttccattcctatTGAGGATAATAATATTTCTACACTACTTGTTTAACCAAAAAAAGCACCACTGTTACTATTCAAAAGCGggctgctgttttctttttccagccagttttattttataaacttGAGCACTGCTGATGCAGTCCCTGCTGCATGTCCTGGGGCAAAAATCATCCAGCTCAGCTTCTCCTTCTTCCTGATGTCTCCAGAGGTTAGGGTGAGACCTGCTGGCCAAATGTAACTTGGAGTGTAGTGGAGGAACTGCAATATCAGATGGGAAGAAACTCTTGTAGGCTTCTTTCCTAGATCATCATTAAATGAGCTCAGGTTTAAAATAGACTCTCATAAGAGATAGCCATCTTAGAAGGAACCTGATACTGCTGGAGTTAAACAGAAGTATTTAATTGTGTTTCTGGCTCCTTGAACTTTTCTGCTCCCTGTGGGATTCATAGCTAAACATAGTCTGGTGGATATAATTTTGTTCTGCTATCTAGCATGTTCACATCACTTtgtaaaggtttttttttggttgttttgggttttgggtggttttttgttgtttttttccccccacaatACAGCTACTGCCAAAATGCTGTGACATGGAGAGCTATGACTTCATTTCCTACTCCCAGTGATTCATAGGGGATATTTTTACATTATACAGTATCAAGAAAATGTTATCCATATAAATCCTTACATACACCAAGTTCAGTCTTTAAGACTGCAGGCATGTTTCTTGTCCAGAGTCCCTAGTGATATGCTGCTATGTGATGTAGTGTCGTCTTTGTTGGGCTTGAGACTCCTCTTAGTCCCTtctcctgtgctgaggagggCATCTGAAGAGTTAGGAGGTTCATATCCCTCTCATCTCAGAGCATTCCTGCACAGCAGGGAGTGACTTCAGATGTGTGTATGTCAGCCAACATCAGTCAAGAGAGGTGAGTAATAAAAAATGGGGGAAGAGCCAGCAGAACCCAGACACAGCTGAGTCTTTTCATCTCACTGACTCCAAAGAGCATAGTGAAGTTGAGCTTGGACAGTGCCATTGAAAATAAACTATCTTGCAGAAAAATACAAGCCAAAGATTCTTAAATAACAGCTATTTACAGAAGAATGATCAAATCTAAGATCCCAAATGTAACACAAAACCACATACCTTACTTCCAAATTGGCCTATCACAATATGTAAATGTTCAATACATTGACTAAACCAAGGTCCAAAGCCTGTATTGCttaacaggaaaatatttttagattaatTTAATAGGAGTCCCATGTGTTCTATAGCAGAATGGAACCTTGTATTATTTACAGATAACCATTATTCTGTGTAGTTATTGCAATGGTAGTCATAAAACACGTTACAAAGTTAAGCAGGCAATGTTctgcaaaaaaggaaaatatctttgGTAATTGTATGGATGCTAATTGTAAGAATATAGTGGGTTCTTCAAGCCTTTGACATCCACAGCTGAGACTGGATGCCACAAGAAGAGATGAAATTGAAATGTCAAGTGCATAGAGTCCATCATTGTCAGTTTTAAAGGGTTAGTCTCAGCTGGCAGCATACTGAGGTTGAGCAGTGCCCTGTGTTTGAGAGGGGCCAGGTCTTTCTTGACCTTCATGTTAATAAATTTATACTAGAACATTAAGCCCAAGTGCTTGGTCTGGTCTCTGAagcacaccagcacagcccctctaCACACTGTGTGTGAAGATGCTTTCAGTGAACACAGGGACCCAGACCGGTACCAGGCACTGTAGACAGAGCACTGGACTTATTTAGCACTTCTAATTAGTGCCCCTAGCTAgaaacccagctcagctgggagtATCACAAGTGCTTTGAATTCCAGTTCTGGGAACTGTGGAGCGTGTTCCAATTTCCTGTGTCCATGTTTCTTTGTGATGAAGGATACGAACACACATGGTACAAGAGATAGAGAGTGAAATCAGGCATGGAATAGACAGAAATCTCACCTTCATATTGTTGGAAGTGACAGGGGACAAAATCTGAACTCCTGGAGCCACATGTGTGAGGAAGCCAAAAGGAGATGCACTGTATTGGGATTGGTGTATAATCTTCTATAGTTAAAAGTATACACATTCATCAGTcttagaaaaaatacatttttccttgcaggcctccagccacagctcttACTTTCTTGGAATCTATAGATCTGGCTAAGAAATGGTCAAGGGGATGGGGGTGTCAGCACAAGAATGGCAGTGATTTCTACATGGGAAGGAGAGAAACCCATAAACAACTTTTATGGACTTGGAATTCTATTATTTATGGCTAATTTATACAATGATGCTTTAAAGGCTTCAGTAGCTACTCTTGTTGTAGTAATTGTTGAAGCAACATGCAAATGTTTAGACCCTCAAGACTGGGTCCCACCCTCACCTGGCTATTTTTGCCTATTTCCATTGTAAACCTATGTGTCTTAAAAACAGTAACAACCACTCCTCTAACAAGGACAATTTTTGCTGGTAACTTATCAAGTCAGAGATCTGTGCTACACTAAGAACCTTTGCTGGGAGCAAAGCTGTGATTGAAACAGCATTTAAAGTGTTTGAAAACATTCTGTGCTGGGATTATACCTGGGAGTGCTGTTGATTCTAACTTTGATTTAGTTAGCATGGTTCCTGACATCAGGGTAATGTtgtctgttgggttttttgttttatttgtgtttgggttttttttccccttaggtTGGCTGGATTAACTGGCTCTCATTCAGAGGGAACTTGGCAGATCTATTTTGCTCTTGTTGAACCTCTCTACAGCACGTCATAAAGATTTCCTAGGTCCAGAAGCTGCAGAAGAGACAactgagcagcagaaaaatgtgaCTCTGAGAAGAGACTTCAAGCCTTCTGATGATGAATTTTCTACTAATCAGttctaatttatatttaaaagtgAAGCATGCATAAAAGTTAACCTGACAGGGAAAACCACCTTCTCATTAATTagaactgcaaaaaaaaaaaaaaaaaaaaaaaaaaaagaaaagcagtcaCCTGAAGCTTCAAAATGAGTGCTCCACTAATTCCAAACAAGTCATGTTATTCCCAGCTTCAGGACAACCGCAGTGAAATAAGAAACAATAATGAAAGCATTGTGAATGTTGGGGATACCAATGCCAACCAAATTGTAACAAAAGTTAGAGCCACTGAGGGGGATGTTAAGAAACATGATTTGACAGATGAGAGTGGGAATACATACTGTGGAGGAACAGAGAGAGTGACTCATCTGCCCACAGAGCAGAATAAACTTCTGACCTTCAAAGACTCTCGAACCTGtcacagcagtgcacaggaaAGCAAGCTGCCCTCCACCACaagcagggaaatggggaaagaCTGTAGGACCAGCGAATCTAAGGATACATCGAGGCATATCAGGATTAGCCGAGGACAAAGCCTGTCCAATTTAAAAAGTAGCACAAATGATGCCAGCCTGGAGCTTGTCTCCAAAGGTGATATTGACTTCACCCAGAACTTTCCTAAGGGAAAAATGTCCAGGACTGTGGAGGTGGAGAGAATAAAAAGGCTTTCCTTGGGAAGACCGAGTAAATTTTCTCCTCAGCCTGAACCATTTGCAAAAGACGGCGCTGGCCGCGTGTCGTGTAAACGTCTGCTTTCTGCATCATTGGACTCCATCGACAGGTCTCACCACTTGGTAGGAAGTacagagaaatcccaaaaaacatcCACGGATCATTTTCTTGGGATGGTGTTTCGTCCGCTTGACAATACCTCAGaggaaaatactgtattttattcCAAACCATCTACCTCAGGGAACAAGAAAACAAGTAAACCAGAAAATGTACCAAATGTTAGCATTGAAAGCACACTGCATACTTCTCATTCTCAGCATTCAACTGTTAAGCTCAATGAGGTTGCTAGTAAATCAGAAGCACAATTAGGTCAGGGTGATAAAAGTAAAAAACTGGAGATTCGGACTGCACCATCTCTACAATATAAAAATACGTGTCCACAAAAGATAGAGAGAATTATGCTGGTGGAGTTCCTGGGATGTCCAAGAGCTGAAAATACAGCAGTGCAGGAACAGAAAAGCATTGGGTCTGACACGTCAAAATCTCAAGTATCCCATTTTCAAGACACTTGTAATAGAGTAGAGGACCCATTGTCAAACCAGGTAGTAACTCATCCTGATgataaattacaaaattataaTGCCACCATcagtggggaagggagaggaagcagtgacagtgacagcagggcaATCAGCCAGGCTGGTGAGGAATATTTTACTGATGAGGAAATGGAAACAATATTTCCACTTACTTGCAGTAGTAAATCCAGCATCAAAGTGACATcgagaaaaaacaaaaatttacaTGAAGTTGACAGAGATTGTGCTGAAACAGTTGGTGAACAGATATCTTCTTTACCTGATATTAATCCACCTGACAGCAAACCCTTGAAAGTTAATGAGAATAAACTGATGCTAGTCAAAGAAAGCATTGAGGATGCTGTTGTGCCTGCTCCTGATCCCTCAGATCATCACGGAGCGTGCAGTGCAGAGACAGTGTCAAACCAACAACCTGACACTCACAGCAGCGATGGGGAAACCCCAAATGTTTTGGTTTCATGCAAAGAAACAGCTAATGTACAGAAACATCCTCCAGAGGAAGCACCAACGAGCTGTAACATTCCAGCAAAGGCTGATATCTTTTTATGTGTCCCAACTCCCGTGAGCCCGGTGCCAACGCCGGATGTTAATGGTCAGCCCACGCTACCAAACACTAATTTGAAGGAACTTTATGCACTTCATGATGACAAATCGTCACCCTCCTCAGTCCTACCTCCCACTGACAGCACACAGTTGTTAAACACATCCCCCAAAGTGCCTCTCAAGGCTGCTTGCAGCAGCGCCATCCCAAAACCCATCCTGGTCCACCCCAAGGGCTCCCTGACGGATAAGGCCGGTGCGGACAGCGACTGCAGCGCAAAGCTGGAGGAAGGCGCCGAGATGAAGCCTGCCATCCCCCGGCCCAAGCCTGTGAGACCCAAAATCATCACGTACATCAGGAGGAGCCCGCGCTCgatggagcagctggagccgCTATTCGCGCCGGCGGGGCTGCCCTTGGACGGCAGCGCGCCCGTCCCCGAGCAGAAGGCGCCGGGCGCGGGGGACGCAAAGCCCGCCAGCATCCTGTACGACAAGCTCAAACCCGACCTCCAGAAGCCAAGGCTCTTCGGGTCTGGACTGGTGGTGTCAGGAATTAGGCCCCCAGGCCATCACTTCGGTCCCATGAGCGAGAAGTTTCTGCAGGAGGTAAGTTTCTGCGGCTTAGGCAGCTGCTTTTGTGTGATTGTTTACTGGTTTGCTGCTGCCAGGCGTTAGTTCTCAAACCTCAAACAAGAAATTAATCTTAGAACAATGTGTGATCATTAGGAACAAACTTACCTAACtgtttctggcactgaccctgtTGTGATAGCTTAGCTGTTAATGGAAGTTGTCACTGTGCTGTTCCagtattttccagaaaattgGTCACCTGCTAGTATTATAAATAGGGatgtttagaaagaaaaagacatgctgaattgattttttttttttttcttctcatatgGGAAATGATTGTAATTTACCCATACAGTCTTTTCCTTCCTAATGGGAAAGTTGGCAGGCTTTTGTAGACAGAGTGCTAGAGGTCTAAACTAATTCCATCCTGTGTAGGAACTATCAGAGCTCTTTCTGGATTATACATAGAATACAAAAGAAGATTTACTTTTGACTAATTTTAATGCTGTTTCTTACACTGACCTGCACCTCCAAAAAGATTTCTTATTTTCCCTGGAAAGCCATCCTGAGCCAAAATGTGACGGAAATCCCTCTAGATGTCTCTGGCTCCAGATATCTCACTTTGTTTCTGACTTGCTGTATTGGGCAGGAGCCTTGGGTTCCTGAAATCCCCACTGGGAGTTGAGCACAGTGGAGGAAGGATGAGCTGGCTTGGTAGGTGGAGAGAGGACAGGGAAGAGCAAGCTGTGTCTGTCATGTGCTTTTGCATCCACTGCTTGGGACCTGTGGTAGTTCAACAACCAAGCTTTTCATATGAACACTGAAAATAACACAAGTGATTTTGAGTGAGTCTTTAAAACAAAGGGTATGTTTTTTAGGCTTTGTGTCTTGTGGTGTTATTAAGGCTGTTCTACTCTCTACCTCGTTCTACATATGGTATAGATCCAAGGaacaacactgaaataaaaaatttagtGACACTATTGACAGTCAAAACCTGGCAAATACCCAAATTAAGATACTGTGTGTGAGTATAGATTTCCCCTTATGGCATATTAACCAGAAACCTACTGGAATGAGCAAAGATTATATTATTTCTCAtcacaaacacagaaagaacAGTGCTTGCTGTTCTTTTCTCCTCAACTTCAGTTTTCAGCTCTGTCCTTATATTTTATGTTCAGGGAATGAATTACTGAAGTCCTTGGGAGACTGTCTACTCCAGCCATCATTAGTATATCTTTACAATCACCTTGTAAGATGAGGgcaaattaataataataactagGTTATTACTGTTTAATGCATGGGAATGGAATGAAAGCCAAAATGACCCAGACTGTGCACTGGCTGTTTGACTCTTTATAGGGTGGCATGACCCTCTGAAGACCACAGGTGTCTGTGAGAGTTGGGATTCAGATGATCAGGCAGGATCAGCAGACACATCTGTGAGCAAAGGAGAGGTTTCTGAGCACTGCTGAGGACTGTTTTTAGCATAAGGACTCAGGCTGTGGCTAGCCTGGTCTGCAGACTGAGGGTTTACTCATACAGGTAGAGTCTGTGGGCTGTCAGAGAGTGCCCACTGGCCACTTTATTCACTGTTTTATGGCTGCTGCCAAGAGCCCTGATGTGGTGAGGGTCTGGAAGGAGGTCTGCAGATCACCAGCTCTCTGCCTGCCTCACcaaggctgtgccagccccattCAACCACCCCTGTGGGTCTGTTCCCCAGCACTGACATCACTGTGCTCCAGAAAGGATGGACTAAAATCTGTTGGAACAAAAAGTCTGCAGAGGTAAAAAGGAGCTAGGGGAGTTGTTTTATATATAGTCAAACCAAAAGTTTTTCCCCTTGATCCTGTTATTTGAACTGTCTGAACTGATGTTGCCAACTCTTTTCCCAAAGAGTTGCCTGGAGCAGGCACTTGCCAAGCAAATTGTTCCTCCAGGCATTAATGTTTGATGATGTTATAAGCAAAGTAACATGAAGGAAAGTGTTGGGCATCCCTACCTGCTGGCcttgctgccagctctgctcaggaatACCCAACCTCTGGAAATTCCGGTATGCTCAAAGTATTTGCTGCAGACTTTTCTGGCTCATTTTAACAAATTCATGCACAAGTGTGTGGGTAATGAGCAGACAGCACCACAGAATAAAACTCTGGGCTGATCTTCTTGGTGGACAGGCTGCAACACATCATTTCCCTAGAAGTCCCTCATACAAAAATCTAGTACAGGGTGCTAAGGGGGGGTCATACTCCATATCTTTCTGAAGAGCTTTAAAATGGCAATAATTTTATACAATGCTATTGAAACCAGTTGAATTTTACACTTCATGAATTCACAGttaaatagaaaggaaaaaatagtgtATCTTCATGACACCTTTGTGTCCTCCAAAACTGTGACCTTCAAAAAATAGCATCTAATTCTTGAGAAATATTTGGGCAAATTCAGATGGGCTTGATTATTTTAAGGGTCTTTTAcaatctaaatgattctatTTTAAGTCCTTCTCACTTCTCTCAACTTGAGAAGAGGTTTTATGCTTGTGACTGATTGGTTTTGTGTCCATGTTTGTTGCCTTTCTCTGTTACTCCTATTTATTGTcaataaggaaaaagaaatggggTAAGAGAAGATCTGAATAAACTGACCCAGCTTataaaaaatgcttattttctatatttaaaagattttatcttttccttaTATGAAATACTTGGCATTGGTGTTTAACTTTCATTTAAATATGAAATGATAGTATGCATAGTGTAATCtgatagaaataaatttatcagagaaagagaagataaCTGAGGCTTATCCAGAAAAACAATCTCATATCTAGAAGCTGAAAGTAAGAAGCCAGACATATGCAATCCAAGCCTACAGAATCATTCAtattatacagaaaaaaatgcatccTAACTTAAAATAGGTCATAGGAgtacaataaaaaagaaaagaaaaagatctgaTGGCAGGAAATAGGACtgcaaacagaggaaaaaatataggGCAAAACTATAAAGCTCAGTGTTGGTTGCATCTGCCCTCCTAGTTCCTGTGGAAAGGCCTcaaatattctgtatttcataGTTTAAGGCCAATCTTGTCTCTTAGCATATTAAAGATTTGCTAAATTAGGATTAAAGCTCTTGAAGGAGC includes the following:
- the MTUS2 gene encoding microtubule-associated tumor suppressor candidate 2 codes for the protein MSAPLIPNKSCYSQLQDNRSEIRNNNESIVNVGDTNANQIVTKVRATEGDVKKHDLTDESGNTYCGGTERVTHLPTEQNKLLTFKDSRTCHSSAQESKLPSTTSREMGKDCRTSESKDTSRHIRISRGQSLSNLKSSTNDASLELVSKGDIDFTQNFPKGKMSRTVEVERIKRLSLGRPSKFSPQPEPFAKDGAGRVSCKRLLSASLDSIDRSHHLVGSTEKSQKTSTDHFLGMVFRPLDNTSEENTVFYSKPSTSGNKKTSKPENVPNVSIESTLHTSHSQHSTVKLNEVASKSEAQLGQGDKSKKLEIRTAPSLQYKNTCPQKIERIMLVEFLGCPRAENTAVQEQKSIGSDTSKSQVSHFQDTCNRVEDPLSNQVVTHPDDKLQNYNATISGEGRGSSDSDSRAISQAGEEYFTDEEMETIFPLTCSSKSSIKVTSRKNKNLHEVDRDCAETVGEQISSLPDINPPDSKPLKVNENKLMLVKESIEDAVVPAPDPSDHHGACSAETVSNQQPDTHSSDGETPNVLVSCKETANVQKHPPEEAPTSCNIPAKADIFLCVPTPVSPVPTPDVNGQPTLPNTNLKELYALHDDKSSPSSVLPPTDSTQLLNTSPKVPLKAACSSAIPKPILVHPKGSLTDKAGADSDCSAKLEEGAEMKPAIPRPKPVRPKIITYIRRSPRSMEQLEPLFAPAGLPLDGSAPVPEQKAPGAGDAKPASILYDKLKPDLQKPRLFGSGLVVSGIRPPGHHFGPMSEKFLQEVGERPAKDEFCPAPYTHYEVPPSFYRSAMILKPQLGLGAVSRLPSAKSRILIASQRSSGSCLHQQGEITSAPSLYHPDASVDLKKGSCPSAAKSNLPKPCPSGLRPPGYSRLPAAKLAAFGFVRSSSVSSVSSTQSNDSAQSDQSRTANRSSFGNEEQSTPRASAPPKDVAKGSSKSTTQVPSSTATPRRSLLPAPKPATAPPGVKKEVQKDQDSSRPAVSSPKKAAVTATKLHSPGHPKQRPATPKNGFSPKPGEGREAEKQFIQKLKEKCDEQSRQLIHIQEELKRASCGFDVFAITTQYFFRQNENALVKIKELGVELAKIREEVELNTARWKQLQGEKEALERRWQQEGERLRRQQQGELRALELRLQQEHSARRDSLQEQHRLQLEQARRQHQDQVEDLTAVHEAAMSQLENNHIVAITVLQDENDCKIQELNTAHKLEKAQLEETFEKLRLSLQDQIDTLTFQNQSLKAKADRFEEALKKNTEEQLKIVRAPYLHLEKDLKSLKHVLEMKNLQIHQQEKMIMELEKQVEKNLKLEEKITMLQQQNEELRARIEQNTVITRQLSEENANLQEYVEKEVEEKKKLSRTNEELLWKLQEGDAVSPVKLPPTPSTPFYRCSSGNSSPAKVRTLRR